The Mytilus galloprovincialis chromosome 3, xbMytGall1.hap1.1, whole genome shotgun sequence genomic interval aatttcatagatttctatttacttaaactaaagttatagtgcgaaaaccaatgtgtctttggacgacaacgacgacaacaccaacgtcataccaatatacgacagcaaaaaaattttgcggttgtataaaaacttaactttgaccactgaaccatgaaaatgaggtcaaggtcagatgacacatgtcaactagacatgtacaccttacaatcattccatacaccaaatatagttgacctattgcatatagtattaaaaaaactaccaaaacacaaaaacttaactttaaccactgaacaatgaaaatgaggtcaaggtcagatgacacctgccagtaggacatgtacaccttacagtccttctatacaccaaatatactagacctattgcttatagtatctgagatatgaactttaccaccaaaacttaaccttgttcactgaatTATGAactgaggtcgaggtcaagtgaaaactgtctgaccggcacgaggaccttgcaaagtacgcacataccaaatatagttatcctattacttataataagagagaatttaacattacaaaaaaattgaacttttttttcaagtaccatagtcactgaaccatgaaaatgaggtcaaggacattggacatgtcacttacggaaagttcgtaacatgaggcatctatatacaaagtatgaagcattcaggtcttccgcctaaaatataaagcttttaagaagttagctaacgctgccgccgccgtatcactatccctatgttgagctttctgcaacaaaagttgcaggctcgacaatactGAGGCTAGGCAAATATTTTTGATTACTCAATTGGTCCATTTATTGTGTGAGAGGTTGTATGAATAAAAGTAGATTTGGAGTGTATTAATAAGACAGCAGCTaaataacacaaaacaaaaacatctagAATTCTTTTTAATGGTTGTGTATTGTTCTATACATTTTCTTTCTTAGATTTCTGATACCATTCTTTTCCAGTACAAGAGTGTTTGTAGATTTTGCTTTTCCATTTGTCAAAGTTGACATATAtcccaatatttttttattgttaattttgtaCAAATACTTCTATCAACAAGTTGAACTGTGGTCACTTATAAAACCTATACTATGAGTATTTGTTTAACAGGAAGATAAGTGACCAATGTGAATTAACATCACACAGTATAACATGCTTACTTGATTCTTTGAACTCATTTTCAGGAATGTCTGATTAATTTTATCATCCCTGAGAATAATAGCTTTAATTTTACAAAAGAAAGGATGGACAGAcagatttttatgaataaaacctcCTTCTTATGAACTTGCAATGTGTTTCACATTTGTGATTTCTGTGCattagctgactatgcagtatgggctttgctcattgttgaagactgtaagATGATCTATAACTGATAatttgtctgtgtcatttggtttcttgtggtgagttttctcattggctatcattccacatcttcttttttacattgcAAGTTTAAGATTAAACAAATCATACACCTGACAACTTCATACAAGGAACTCCATGAGCACTTTTGCTCATCCTGTGACCAATACAGTAGTCgttggttaaaaaaaaagaaaaattaaactaAGCTGCAGTGAATCATCAGGTTAGATGTGAGAGAATAAATTACACAAGAGAAAAGGTGTACTCCTgatgttataatatatatctgcagagtgcataaaaattaaaaagtatggtattttttataaatcGATTTTTACTAATATCTTTTCCATTTTACAACAGAATATCACAAAGCTTGTTCTAGATAACCATATTCTAACAGATACATAATATTCAAACAATACTCATTCATCAAGAACTAAAACATAACATATGTCACTTGGTCCACATAATTATTCACAACCagattacatatacatgtaaaggAAAGGGAAATGTGGTCAGGTAGTAAACGAGACAAATATTGACCAAAAAACCTAGGATAACTACAGATCACGGTACAGCCTACAAATCTCAAAAACTTTCTCAACCTGACCACATGATATGTCATCTTTGACCTTCAAAtattatatcttatatatattttttgttgttagagAATATGGTTTTACTCATATTTAAAGGATGTACTGTGGCCTGTAGTTGTTCAAACCCTTGTTATTTGATCATAAGGGGGTtttgcagtcataccacatctccttattttcataataCATTGTATTCATATAAATAAATTGCACATATATAGTGTGGAGACCAATTTTATGAAAAAGAGGGACTAGGTGCTTGTTACCACCtcccataaccatgataacagacTTGATTTCAAgatgaaccagatgctccgcagggcgcagctttatatgaccgcagaggtcgaaccctagacagttggggcaagtatggacacaacatttaagcttgatacagctctgaatttggattgtgattaaatagttgacacaacataggtttctgacacagaatgaatgttgtcTAAGAACttaatctaaatacatggttagattcagcatatcatagaaccccaagaattcaatttttgatgaaatcaaataatgttcaattttagaccctttagacctcaatgtggaccaatttgataaccaggcccaaatattagaaatctaaatacatggtaagattcagcatattgaagaacaccatatattcaatttttgttgaaatcaaacaaagtttaattttttttactctttggacctaaatgtagaccaatttgaaacaggacaatactgtgcaattgaatatttcttgctattgcgcaaaactgtgcaattgtaaatttcttgctattgcgcaatattgtgcaattagatatttcttgctattgcacaatactgtgcaattgaagatttcttgctattgcacaatactgtgcaattgaagatttcttgctattgtgcaatactgtgcaatttaaaatttcttgctattgcacaatactgtgcaattgaagatttcttgctattgcggaatactgtgcaattgaaaatttcttgctattgcggaatactgtgcaattgaaaatttcttgctattgcacaatacttaatataataatattggaccccgatttggaccaacttgaaaacagggcccataatcaaaaatctaagtacatgtttatattcagcatatcaaagaaccccaagaatttttgttaaaatcaagctaagtttaattttggaccctttggaccttaaagtagaccaatttaaaaacaggaccaaaaattaagaatctgaatacacggttagatttgacatatcaaagaaccccaataattaattttttgatgaaatcaaacaaagtttaattttggacccttttggcccctaattcattgggacctaaactcccaaaatcaatccaaaccttccttttgtggacataaaccttgtgttaaaatttcatagatttctattaacttatacttaagttattgtgcaaaaaccaagaaaaatgcttatttggtacctgtttttggcccccaattcctaaactgtctggactaaaactcccaaaatcaatcccaaccttccttttatggtcatagaccttatgataaaatttcatagatatctgtttacttatacatgtagtaaagttattgtgcgaacaccaagaaaaatgcttatttgggccctttttggcccctaattcctaaactgttgggaccaaaacacccaaaatcaatcccaaccttccttttatggtcataaaccttgtgtttaaatctcaaagatttctatttacttttactaaagttagagtgcgaaaacaaaatgtcttcagacgacgacaacgacgacgacgccaaagtgataccaatatacgaccaaaaaattttaaaGATGTATTACAAATAAACTACAAGTAGGtgcaatatgaaataaatattaactattatcaagaattttgtaaaatgaaatcTTGAatacagatgaaaaaaaaacctaaacaaaAAATCCAGTAAGCTACATAAAAATTGGATATATGTGAAGGTAACATATTACATAATCCTCATATccctttttaattttacatgtagcaGTGATGATATTTTACACTAATTTTACGACCAATGTGGCATCGTGTGTCAGCCAATTTATTTCACTTCAGTTTTTCCAAAAATTTCAGTTCTAAACCAAAGTTTGTAAGAGCTGTTCCAGATGTAAACGGAATGGGGAAGGGAGACattcaaattaattaattttggatGGATGCATTTTCATCtgaattttataagaaaaatgaaaattatatattatgGGAGGTTGGGGTAAAAAAAGTGCCACCAATCCCTCATGTGTTTGAATATGAAAAAGCCCTTAGGTAAACAACATTAAATTGAAGGTAAATCAGATGGATCATGTTCCTTTACCtgaacaaaaatgttttcaatatCTTACAATTGATAGTTTTTTAAATGCACTAATCCATTGCAAGAAAACTTATTATTACAAGAATAGGACATGTCATTGATAACATTGAATGGTTTTTACAGTACTTAAACTACATCAATGATGAAATGCAATTCAAAacacataaacaataaaaaatgtaaaaaatgtaggCACATAAAACTGATATGGTCTATCTCCTTTGTATATTAAGGGtatatcagtatatatatatatgctgctGATGGCAAAAGCTTACAGTATTCAAAGATTAGGCATCAATGAAGTCAAAAACTTTGTTCCTATCATGAGGCTATACTGTTATCAACTTATTAGATGCTATTTCCGTAGTTTGCAAAACAAAGTCAAACTTTATCATGAAAATACTTTAAATCTTATATCCTAGGTTACTTAGTGATCACATGGTCAATAAGGATACACATTCcttgaatataaacaaagttaCAATACAAATTAAAGTAACAAATATGAAAGTATTGAAGTGTacagtttcttttttcttttgagtCAAGCCTGTTTACActtgttaaacaaaaatgtaatgaTAGAATCAATCTATTCTTTGATTCTGTACAATTTTATTGTGTAACAATATGAAATTGAaacgtacatttttttaatttttttttttttttaaatatgattcattttgtaaaaattttatcaaccgttttttttgtgtaaattttatgcACATTTtcacaatattataacaattacaaaaaaataaattaacaattataatgTAAATACAGGATATGTTCATCCATGATttaagaattatataaagtgtttGTCTCTCAGGTTATGGTTACATGGCCAACCAACATGAAGAAATGAAACacatacaattttttatcaaattcagtgagacaatcatgacaatttactgacaaaaaaaatatggtaaTGTTGTTATAGCAATAAAAAGAAACCTGTTTAAAATAAATACCACTGGGACTGAACacttttttataacattaaaaaagttGAATGAACATATTTTAACATAATAATATTCAGTTAACCAATTCCCAAAATGAATTTTTGTCCTTGTGAATTACACTATGCATTCTCTACCAACTCCATAGATATTTTTCCAAACAAAAGCCTTAAAAGATGAGTGTTCACAACTTCCTATAAACAATACATTTTCTAAAAGGataactaaacatgctaaacataTTTTTACATTTCTCTTTGTTTAGAAAGTAATACTTACTATAATAAATActtaatgtaaaaatattttccaGACAAAAATCATAACAATTTCATGTATAAGGGACTTCTAACTAAGGGCTGTTCAAGAATTCTACGATAGTTTGCATGGAAGGCACTTTTAAAGACTGCTACTACCAATTAATAGATATTTTCATTTTACttataattattacaaaattttaagcAAAAATAAAGCCGtcatattttgttaatttgattACCTCCCATGCACCCATCTGATAAGTTTTAGAACAGACCTAATAGTATCACAgtaacaataattatatataacatgCATAAACAATATAACAATCAATAATTATAATGGTCCTGACTAAGGAGCTCTGCTTCTGAACTATTTGTTTCTAGTTCTTATCTTGCAAGATTCTTATGTCTGGAATGTTtcatgattaacatgattaaagttaATATTTGCACCAATTTGCATGATAATTCTTCAATATTGTTTATCTGTGTCATTAGTAAAAGAATATTGCATGAGACACAAGATAAACATTATCAGATGAACTAAAACCCCTTTAACAGGAAATACTTCAAAAAAGAACATCACACACATAAATATTCCAGAAAATACAACTgtataatttgaattaaaactTTTGTGTACAAATGAAGAAAAGTGCTTTTAAATCAACATAAGTTCTAACACCTTTGAGACAATTATGTCCTATCTATTCTTAATCTACTGGTTTTAGTGATATCTGTAAGATCAATTTATCCTCAACAAGGTAGGGAGAATTTGATTGTGCAAGCTCTCCTACTCCCACTTTCTTGTCCATTTCTGTATCAGCTGTGTACCTTGTTTTCGAGAAACTTTTCCTCCCAAAAACAGAATGTATTATCTCATCCTTTCCCACTATAGACAATAAATACTCAATTGGTCGTGGTTGGTCTAAGATCAGATTAGAATACAATATACATCTGAAGTCATCTGCATTTGAACTAAAGCCTTTTGGGAAGACTTTCAATTCCCAATCCCAAACTTGAACAGGAAGTGATGATGCTCTTGTTGAAAATCTTTCACTGATCTCATTAAACCTCTGGCATGATGGGTAATGAATGACAAATCGTTTTTCCCATCGTAAATCTGTGTAATTTCTCAGCAGACAAGCAGGCgatgtaaaacatttttcatgTGCTCGTCCTGTCAATGTTAAAGCATGGTACTTATAAGCTAGTAAAAACGGCTTCTGAAATAGTTCTGGATGCTTCTGTACTATATCTGCTCTTTCAATCTCACACAACTGTTGAGGAGACATCATTGGAAACCTGATATATTTCACGATTTCCTGTAAGTTAGTTTCAAGGTTATCAAGACGAGCTTGGTGCTGCGATGAAATCAGCCATTTTACAGCAGCTTTCCATAGTTCGTATTCATCTTTCACAATCAGATCTGAACTTCGTAAAAATTCCACCAATTGATCTCTGTCAAGAGTTATCCACTCTTGCTCCCACTCAACAGACCCAATTACCTCATCCATTTTCTCCGCCAGAACATTGACACAGGAAGTAATCAGTTGCTTATGGTAACATTTTGTACCGTACTGGAACCACTGATGGAACACATCTTTCAGTTGTAGCTTTGGGATGATAAAAGAGCATGCAAAGTTCGTACAGACCTGTCTTAGACTGGTAACATTGTATTTATCTGCTAGGATGAGGACAGGTAATGTATTGTCCATGTTAAGTTTGATATGGCAACTGTATAAAAACTTTAGAAATCGTGGAAATACTTCAACACATTCATTTTCTTCTACCAATTCTACTTcctgtgaaaaaaataataaatacttttGAAACAAGCTAGATGGCCTTAATTAAAATAAAGGTTCTTAAAACAAATTCATGTACAGTATACACATCTGTCGCTTGTTTAAATCAATTAACAAAGTATTTAACATTGTGCTGTATGCACAAACATTATTAATGACATACTAcaattatttacatgtattttgtttgacaCAAAGTCAATTGTAATATGCACTGTCAATATATGTAATGAAAATCATAGTTGCATGACTTACTTTACAAGATATTTTGGTTTGATTTTGAggtaaaaatatgttaaaactaatTTCTTATATCAAGCattatatcaatttttatttcttatatattatCATGTATATCAAACATAACATCCAATTTTTAGCCACATTTatgatgttttctttttttcttcttgtttgtGTCAATCCAGAACACGGCTATCATCATTTTGGTGCAAAACACATcaatttgcataattttaaaacacattttagCAAGAAGTTCTTAAATATATGCTAAGTTCCTGAAATTTCAGATAACAAAGTAATACACAATCTCCTCAAATTTCCTATATTTAACATAAATGAACATGTACATCTTTTAACATCACTCTATATGAATAAGTTATGTATCATGTGTTAATTTGTAAGTGTTATGAAACTCAGCttacttgaatgaatttatcAACAACTCAGAATCCAACTAATTATTAgacagtgaaacctggctaaaccgaaaacctgtataaaccaaacatgttcataagcaccgtcatatcaaattatgtgcgttgtgaacctgatgaAACCGAACATCGGCCAAAATCGAACAAAATCTGAAGTCCCAAAGaagttcggtttaaacaggtttcactgtatttatAAATACCTTTTTCTCA includes:
- the LOC143069241 gene encoding BTB/POZ domain-containing protein 17-like, whose translation is MASPPNIQQLSLQPVQPQADHSESSSQSLLNVSLKSSPSTLSLSSPEGIDCYGNERQVLTKQTKFFNNEALSDIILTVGGNKFYAHKFILVQCSDVFERMLSEDWSNSEKKEVELVEENECVEVFPRFLKFLYSCHIKLNMDNTLPVLILADKYNVTSLRQVCTNFACSFIIPKLQLKDVFHQWFQYGTKCYHKQLITSCVNVLAEKMDEVIGSVEWEQEWITLDRDQLVEFLRSSDLIVKDEYELWKAAVKWLISSQHQARLDNLETNLQEIVKYIRFPMMSPQQLCEIERADIVQKHPELFQKPFLLAYKYHALTLTGRAHEKCFTSPACLLRNYTDLRWEKRFVIHYPSCQRFNEISERFSTRASSLPVQVWDWELKVFPKGFSSNADDFRCILYSNLILDQPRPIEYLLSIVGKDEIIHSVFGRKSFSKTRYTADTEMDKKVGVGELAQSNSPYLVEDKLILQISLKPVD